A window from Salminus brasiliensis chromosome 7, fSalBra1.hap2, whole genome shotgun sequence encodes these proteins:
- the wwc3 gene encoding protein WWC3 isoform X1 has product MPWESGAKRRESSELPLPAGWEEARDYDGRVFYIDHNTRQTSWIDPRDRITKPLTFADCVGDELPLGWEVVYDQQVGVYYIDHINKTTQIENPRTQWRQEQERMLKEYLVVAQEALNAKKEMYLIKQQRLELAQQEMQLFNQLNQDDNRSITSSHSGSSSNAKYDPDQIKAEIACRRERLSRLKQELAQMRQELQYKEMGVETLQEIDRKMSSSQTNYKLDEAQAIFNELRSIKKAISSGEKERQDLIQSLAKLTMNFHSLSISDSINEVANNTGTLSNSCSVQQYADTGCQTDLIGELGSQESSPLVDKVRLNWQFEEAKKKVSSIQHQLAQLDSESWSGRAEADRDRDCLQLLREKEAFLQELTLLCQQQHPPEVFLQLDEERRKLEEEVQKAQSTQSQGANQRILQQEKRNVLLRQLEEATRITTYLHSQLKSLSASSLTVSSSSSRGSLASSRGSLASSRGSLSSISFTDIYGLPQYERQEGCVDIPDPSFRYLLPVEAPCRDTSAFGPKRGHDAPQSLTSLSSRSSLSSLSPPSSPMDTPYHSGPQDCPLTQMTEEYMELAGRGLVLEGLRGQTQVQQQAALSGEGEAGGPSASHLLEGKGLRDAGVQGPYSSTGSGVTLRSNSVNRSGRRARRVSAGVSEDVLATDSGVFEAWSRSRTEEAEDVMFTRDTISNPEPPQVQLGLLYDSTSMSLLLHVLQMRNLSKATVRDGYKVYVKVNVLPVDSSRPCTYYCCKAQEPRSALSFNEGFQIPLPAGGASSHALNLQLCALGPLGHEELLGSVQVALADCAGSTEMLFQWHRVQLLLQTLSSVENHRPEPSSLCQPSHSVDEEEEEEDEEHGTTQMSVGTQLDEVKRGLDLSEEELERKEEQGEAVSERSWQAESVDSGCSNSTAFVTPCPEGLCAEGICIATGGRCVHHSDRSLVIKVDKATNTELIRMQPKERPGRWGHAPPFLRSSTLARSHTFSPGARSQYVCRLYRSDSDSSTLPKKSPFIRNTLERRTLRYKQQPHRTSLAEQPTRTSLDLELDLQACRTRQRQLSEELTALRELKVRLEEPAPRGPTELPHWALRDERFRTLLREAQRQAKQSRQEQRQEEAAERRLRKASKEVLQMRGQSHKEPLPVQTFREKMAFFTRPRFNIPPLPADDV; this is encoded by the exons GATCACTAAGCCCCTGACCTTTGCAGACTGTGTGGGTGATGAGCTTCCTCTGGGCTGGGAAGTTGTGTATGACCAGCAGGTGGGCGTCTACTACATCGATCACATCAACA AAACCACACAGATAGAAAACCCGAGAACACAATGGCGGCAGGAGCAGGAGCGCATGCTGAAGGAGTATCTGGTGGTGGCGCAGGAGGCTCTCAATGCCAAGAAGGAGATGTACCTGATCAAGCAGCAGAGGCTGGAGCTGGCTCAGCAAGAGATGCAGCTTTTCAACCAGCTCAACCAGGATGATAACCGCTCCATCACCAGCT CTCACTCTGGCTCTTCTTCAAATGCAAAATATGACCCTGACCAAATCAAAGCGGAAATCGCCTGTAGGCGTGAGCGG CTCTCTAGACTCAAACAGGAGCTGGCCCAGATGAGGCAGGAGCTGCAGTACAAGGAAATGGGAGTGGAGACCCTTCAAGA AATCGACCGGAAGATGTCCAGCAGTCAGACCAACTACAAGCTGGACGAGGCGCAGGCCATCTTCAATGAGCTGCGGAGCATTAAGAAAGCCATCAGCTCAGGCGAGAAGGAGAGGCAGGACCTCATCCAG AGCCTGGCGAAGCTGACCATGAATTTCCACAGCCTTTCCATCAGTGACTCAATAAACGAGGTGGCCAACAATACAGGGACTCTGAGCAACTCGTGCAGTGTGCAGCAGTACGCAGACACTGGTTGCCAGACGGACTTGATTGGAGAG CTTGGTTCACAGGAATCCTCACCGTTAGTTGACAAGGTCAGACTCAACTGGCAGTTCGAAGAGGCCAAGAAAAA AGTGTCCAGTATTCAGCACCAGCTGGCACAGTTGGACAGTGAGAGCTGGTCAGGGCGCGCTGAGGCAGACCGGGACCGCGACTGTCTGCAGCtgctgagagagaaggaggcGTTCCTGCAGGAGCTGACGCTGCTCTGCCAGCAGCAGCACCCTCCAGAGGTCTTCCTCCAGCTGGACGAGGAGAGGCGCAAGCTGGAAGAGGAGGTGCAGAAAGCCCAGAGCACACAGAGCCAGGGAGCCAACCAAAG GATACTCCAGCAGGAGAAGAGGAATGTGTTGCTGAGACAGCTGGAGGAAGCCACTCGCATCACCACCTATCTGCACTCTCAGCTCAAGAG TCTCTCAGCCAGTTCGCTGACTGTGTCATCCAGCAGTAGTCGTGGCTCTCTGGCCTCCAGCCGAGGCTCTTTAGCATCTAGCCGCGGCTCTCTAAGCTCCATCAGCTTCACAGACATCTATGGCCTTCCCCAATACGAGCGGCAGGAGGGCTGTGTGGACATCCCGGACCCATCCTTCCGCTACCTGCTGCCTGTAGAGGCTCCGTGCCGAGACACTTCTGCGTTTGGCCCCAAGCGGGGCCATGATGCTCCACAGTCGCTCACCTCCCTCTCCTCGCGCTCTTCACTCTCCTCCCTGTCCCCTCCCAGCTCCCCCATGGACACACCCTACCACTCAGGCCCACAGGACTGCCCCCTCACCCAGATGACTGAGGAGTACATGGAGCTTGCTGGCCGAGGTCTGGTGCTGGAAGGGCTCCGAGGACAGACTCAAGTCCAGCAGCAAGCTGCTCTTTCTGGGGAAGGTGAAGCCGGAGGTCCCTCTGCATCTCACCTTCTGGAGGGCAAAGGCCTTAGAGATGCTGGAGTTCAAGGGCCATACAGTTCTACAG GCTCAGGAGTGACCCTGCGTTCCAACAGTGTAAATCGGAGCGGCCGGAGGGCTCGCCGTGTGTCTGCCGGTGTGAGCGAGGATGTCTTGGCCACAGACAGCGGGGTGTTTGAGGCCTGGAGCAGGAG CAGGACAGAGGAGGCAGAAGATGTGATGTTTACCCGAGACACCATCAGTAATCCAGAACCTCCTCAAGTCCAGCTTGGACTTCT GTATGATTCGACCTCCATGTCTCTACTGCTGCATGTGCTTCAAATGAGAAACCTGAGCAAGGCCACTGTGAGAGACGGCTACAAAGT CTATGTGAAGGTGAACGTGCTGCCCGTGGACTCCAGCCGGCCGTGCACATACTACTGCTGTAAGGCCCAGGAGCCTCGCTCTGCGCTCAGCTTTAACGAGGGCTTTCAGATCCCGCTGCCTGCTGGAGGTGCCAGCTCCCACGCCCTGAACCTGCAGCTCTGTGCCCTGGGACCCCTCGGCCACGAGGAGCTGCTG GGCTCAGTTCAAGTGGCATTGGCGGATTGTGCAGGCAGCACAGAGATGCTCTTCCAGTGGCACCGTGTTCAGTTGCTGCTGCAGACCCTCAGCAGTGTAGAGAACCACCGCCCAGAGCCCAGCAGCCTCTGCCAGCCCAGCCACAGCgtagatgaagaggaggaggaggaagacgaAGAGCATGGCACAACCCAG atgtctGTGGGCACACAGCTGGACGAGGTGAAGAGAGGGCTGGATCTGAGTGAGGAGGAGCTAGAGAGGAAAGAAGAGCAGGGAGAGGCAGTGTCTGAGAG GAGCTGGCAGGCGGAATCCGTGGACAGCGGCTGCAGCAACAGCACAGCGTTCGTCACTCCCTGTCCTGAGGGTTTGTGCGCTGAGGGCATCTGTATAGCCACCGGAGGGCGCTGTGTCCATCACTCTGACAGGTCCCTTGTTATAAAG GTTGACAAGGCAACCAACACAGAGCTCATAAGGATGCAGCCTAAGGAACGTCCTGGGCGCTGGGGTCACGCACCCCCTTTCCTGCGCAGCAGCACGCTAGCTcgctcacacactttctcacctGGAGCCCGCAGCCAGTACGTCTGCAGA CTGTACCGCAGCGACAGTGACAGCTCCACCCTACCAAAGAAGTCACCgtttatcagaaacactctgGAGAGAAGAACCCTGAGATACAAACAG CAGCCTCACCGTACCTCTCTGGCCGAGCAGCCCACACGTACCTCTCTGGATCTGGAGCTGGACCTCCAGGCGTGCCGGACGCGGCAGAGGCAGCTGAGTGAGGAGCTGACGGCTCTGCGGGAGCTAAAGGTGCGGCTGGAGGAGCCGGCCCCCCGTGGCCCGACAGAACTGCCCCATTGGGCCCTGCGGGACGAGCGCTTCCGCACCCTCCTTCGCGAAGCCCAGAGACAG GCGAAGCAGAGCAGGCAGGAGCAAAGACAGGAGGAAGCAGCTGAGAGAAGGTTGCGGAAGGCCTCTAAAGAAGTGTTGCAGATGAGAGGCCAGAGCCACAAAGAGCCGCTGCCCGTGCAGACCTTCAG AGAGAAGATGGCTTTCTTCACCAGACCAAGGTTCAACATCCCACCTCTACCAGCTGACGACGTGTGA
- the wwc3 gene encoding protein WWC3 isoform X3, whose amino-acid sequence MPWESGAKRRESSELPLPAGWEEARDYDGRVFYIDHNTRQTSWIDPRDRITKPLTFADCVGDELPLGWEVVYDQQVGVYYIDHINKTTQIENPRTQWRQEQERMLKEYLVVAQEALNAKKEMYLIKQQRLELAQQEMQLFNQLNQDDNRSITSSHSGSSSNAKYDPDQIKAEIACRRERLSRLKQELAQMRQELQYKEMGVETLQEIDRKMSSSQTNYKLDEAQAIFNELRSIKKAISSGEKERQDLIQSLAKLTMNFHSLSISDSINEVANNTGTLSNSCSVQQYADTGCQTDLIGELGSQESSPLVDKVRLNWQFEEAKKKVSSIQHQLAQLDSESWSGRAEADRDRDCLQLLREKEAFLQELTLLCQQQHPPEVFLQLDEERRKLEEEVQKAQSTQSQGANQRILQQEKRNVLLRQLEEATRITTYLHSQLKSLSASSLTVSSSSSRGSLASSRGSLASSRGSLSSISFTDIYGLPQYERQEGCVDIPDPSFRYLLPVEAPCRDTSAFGPKRGHDAPQSLTSLSSRSSLSSLSPPSSPMDTPYHSGPQDCPLTQMTEEYMELAGRGLVLEGLRGQTQVQQQAALSGEGEAGGPSASHLLEGKGLRDAGVQGPYSSTGVTLRSNSVNRSGRRARRVSAGVSEDVLATDSGVFEAWSRSRTEEAEDVMFTRDTISNPEPPQVQLGLLYDSTSMSLLLHVLQMRNLSKATVRDGYKVYVKVNVLPVDSSRPCTYYCCKAQEPRSALSFNEGFQIPLPAGGASSHALNLQLCALGPLGHEELLGSVQVALADCAGSTEMLFQWHRVQLLLQTLSSVENHRPEPSSLCQPSHSVDEEEEEEDEEHGTTQMSVGTQLDEVKRGLDLSEEELERKEEQGEAVSERSWQAESVDSGCSNSTAFVTPCPEGLCAEGICIATGGRCVHHSDRSLVIKVDKATNTELIRMQPKERPGRWGHAPPFLRSSTLARSHTFSPGARSQYVCRLYRSDSDSSTLPKKSPFIRNTLERRTLRYKQQPHRTSLAEQPTRTSLDLELDLQACRTRQRQLSEELTALRELKVRLEEPAPRGPTELPHWALRDERFRTLLREAQRQAKQSRQEQRQEEAAERRLRKASKEVLQMRGQSHKEPLPVQTFREKMAFFTRPRFNIPPLPADDV is encoded by the exons GATCACTAAGCCCCTGACCTTTGCAGACTGTGTGGGTGATGAGCTTCCTCTGGGCTGGGAAGTTGTGTATGACCAGCAGGTGGGCGTCTACTACATCGATCACATCAACA AAACCACACAGATAGAAAACCCGAGAACACAATGGCGGCAGGAGCAGGAGCGCATGCTGAAGGAGTATCTGGTGGTGGCGCAGGAGGCTCTCAATGCCAAGAAGGAGATGTACCTGATCAAGCAGCAGAGGCTGGAGCTGGCTCAGCAAGAGATGCAGCTTTTCAACCAGCTCAACCAGGATGATAACCGCTCCATCACCAGCT CTCACTCTGGCTCTTCTTCAAATGCAAAATATGACCCTGACCAAATCAAAGCGGAAATCGCCTGTAGGCGTGAGCGG CTCTCTAGACTCAAACAGGAGCTGGCCCAGATGAGGCAGGAGCTGCAGTACAAGGAAATGGGAGTGGAGACCCTTCAAGA AATCGACCGGAAGATGTCCAGCAGTCAGACCAACTACAAGCTGGACGAGGCGCAGGCCATCTTCAATGAGCTGCGGAGCATTAAGAAAGCCATCAGCTCAGGCGAGAAGGAGAGGCAGGACCTCATCCAG AGCCTGGCGAAGCTGACCATGAATTTCCACAGCCTTTCCATCAGTGACTCAATAAACGAGGTGGCCAACAATACAGGGACTCTGAGCAACTCGTGCAGTGTGCAGCAGTACGCAGACACTGGTTGCCAGACGGACTTGATTGGAGAG CTTGGTTCACAGGAATCCTCACCGTTAGTTGACAAGGTCAGACTCAACTGGCAGTTCGAAGAGGCCAAGAAAAA AGTGTCCAGTATTCAGCACCAGCTGGCACAGTTGGACAGTGAGAGCTGGTCAGGGCGCGCTGAGGCAGACCGGGACCGCGACTGTCTGCAGCtgctgagagagaaggaggcGTTCCTGCAGGAGCTGACGCTGCTCTGCCAGCAGCAGCACCCTCCAGAGGTCTTCCTCCAGCTGGACGAGGAGAGGCGCAAGCTGGAAGAGGAGGTGCAGAAAGCCCAGAGCACACAGAGCCAGGGAGCCAACCAAAG GATACTCCAGCAGGAGAAGAGGAATGTGTTGCTGAGACAGCTGGAGGAAGCCACTCGCATCACCACCTATCTGCACTCTCAGCTCAAGAG TCTCTCAGCCAGTTCGCTGACTGTGTCATCCAGCAGTAGTCGTGGCTCTCTGGCCTCCAGCCGAGGCTCTTTAGCATCTAGCCGCGGCTCTCTAAGCTCCATCAGCTTCACAGACATCTATGGCCTTCCCCAATACGAGCGGCAGGAGGGCTGTGTGGACATCCCGGACCCATCCTTCCGCTACCTGCTGCCTGTAGAGGCTCCGTGCCGAGACACTTCTGCGTTTGGCCCCAAGCGGGGCCATGATGCTCCACAGTCGCTCACCTCCCTCTCCTCGCGCTCTTCACTCTCCTCCCTGTCCCCTCCCAGCTCCCCCATGGACACACCCTACCACTCAGGCCCACAGGACTGCCCCCTCACCCAGATGACTGAGGAGTACATGGAGCTTGCTGGCCGAGGTCTGGTGCTGGAAGGGCTCCGAGGACAGACTCAAGTCCAGCAGCAAGCTGCTCTTTCTGGGGAAGGTGAAGCCGGAGGTCCCTCTGCATCTCACCTTCTGGAGGGCAAAGGCCTTAGAGATGCTGGAGTTCAAGGGCCATACAGTTCTACAG GAGTGACCCTGCGTTCCAACAGTGTAAATCGGAGCGGCCGGAGGGCTCGCCGTGTGTCTGCCGGTGTGAGCGAGGATGTCTTGGCCACAGACAGCGGGGTGTTTGAGGCCTGGAGCAGGAG CAGGACAGAGGAGGCAGAAGATGTGATGTTTACCCGAGACACCATCAGTAATCCAGAACCTCCTCAAGTCCAGCTTGGACTTCT GTATGATTCGACCTCCATGTCTCTACTGCTGCATGTGCTTCAAATGAGAAACCTGAGCAAGGCCACTGTGAGAGACGGCTACAAAGT CTATGTGAAGGTGAACGTGCTGCCCGTGGACTCCAGCCGGCCGTGCACATACTACTGCTGTAAGGCCCAGGAGCCTCGCTCTGCGCTCAGCTTTAACGAGGGCTTTCAGATCCCGCTGCCTGCTGGAGGTGCCAGCTCCCACGCCCTGAACCTGCAGCTCTGTGCCCTGGGACCCCTCGGCCACGAGGAGCTGCTG GGCTCAGTTCAAGTGGCATTGGCGGATTGTGCAGGCAGCACAGAGATGCTCTTCCAGTGGCACCGTGTTCAGTTGCTGCTGCAGACCCTCAGCAGTGTAGAGAACCACCGCCCAGAGCCCAGCAGCCTCTGCCAGCCCAGCCACAGCgtagatgaagaggaggaggaggaagacgaAGAGCATGGCACAACCCAG atgtctGTGGGCACACAGCTGGACGAGGTGAAGAGAGGGCTGGATCTGAGTGAGGAGGAGCTAGAGAGGAAAGAAGAGCAGGGAGAGGCAGTGTCTGAGAG GAGCTGGCAGGCGGAATCCGTGGACAGCGGCTGCAGCAACAGCACAGCGTTCGTCACTCCCTGTCCTGAGGGTTTGTGCGCTGAGGGCATCTGTATAGCCACCGGAGGGCGCTGTGTCCATCACTCTGACAGGTCCCTTGTTATAAAG GTTGACAAGGCAACCAACACAGAGCTCATAAGGATGCAGCCTAAGGAACGTCCTGGGCGCTGGGGTCACGCACCCCCTTTCCTGCGCAGCAGCACGCTAGCTcgctcacacactttctcacctGGAGCCCGCAGCCAGTACGTCTGCAGA CTGTACCGCAGCGACAGTGACAGCTCCACCCTACCAAAGAAGTCACCgtttatcagaaacactctgGAGAGAAGAACCCTGAGATACAAACAG CAGCCTCACCGTACCTCTCTGGCCGAGCAGCCCACACGTACCTCTCTGGATCTGGAGCTGGACCTCCAGGCGTGCCGGACGCGGCAGAGGCAGCTGAGTGAGGAGCTGACGGCTCTGCGGGAGCTAAAGGTGCGGCTGGAGGAGCCGGCCCCCCGTGGCCCGACAGAACTGCCCCATTGGGCCCTGCGGGACGAGCGCTTCCGCACCCTCCTTCGCGAAGCCCAGAGACAG GCGAAGCAGAGCAGGCAGGAGCAAAGACAGGAGGAAGCAGCTGAGAGAAGGTTGCGGAAGGCCTCTAAAGAAGTGTTGCAGATGAGAGGCCAGAGCCACAAAGAGCCGCTGCCCGTGCAGACCTTCAG AGAGAAGATGGCTTTCTTCACCAGACCAAGGTTCAACATCCCACCTCTACCAGCTGACGACGTGTGA
- the wwc3 gene encoding protein WWC3 isoform X2, with the protein MPWESGAKRRESSELPLPAGWEEARDYDGRVFYIDHNTRQTSWIDPRDRITKPLTFADCVGDELPLGWEVVYDQQVGVYYIDHINKTTQIENPRTQWRQEQERMLKEYLVVAQEALNAKKEMYLIKQQRLELAQQEMQLFNQLNQDDNRSITSSHSGSSSNAKYDPDQIKAEIACRRERLSRLKQELAQMRQELQYKEMGVETLQEIDRKMSSSQTNYKLDEAQAIFNELRSIKKAISSGEKERQDLIQSLAKLTMNFHSLSISDSINEVANNTGTLSNSCSVQQYADTGCQTDLIGELGSQESSPLVDKVRLNWQFEEAKKKVSSIQHQLAQLDSESWSGRAEADRDRDCLQLLREKEAFLQELTLLCQQQHPPEVFLQLDEERRKLEEEVQKAQSTQSQGANQRILQQEKRNVLLRQLEEATRITTYLHSQLKSLSASSLTVSSSSSRGSLASSRGSLASSRGSLSSISFTDIYGLPQYERQEGCVDIPDPSFRYLLPVEAPCRDTSAFGPKRGHDAPQSLTSLSSRSSLSSLSPPSSPMDTPYHSGPQDCPLTQMTEEYMELAGRGLVLEGLRGQTQVQQQAALSGEGEAGGPSASHLLEGKGLRDAGVQGPYSSTGSGVTLRSNSVNRSGRRARRVSAGVSEDVLATDSGVFEAWSRRTEEAEDVMFTRDTISNPEPPQVQLGLLYDSTSMSLLLHVLQMRNLSKATVRDGYKVYVKVNVLPVDSSRPCTYYCCKAQEPRSALSFNEGFQIPLPAGGASSHALNLQLCALGPLGHEELLGSVQVALADCAGSTEMLFQWHRVQLLLQTLSSVENHRPEPSSLCQPSHSVDEEEEEEDEEHGTTQMSVGTQLDEVKRGLDLSEEELERKEEQGEAVSERSWQAESVDSGCSNSTAFVTPCPEGLCAEGICIATGGRCVHHSDRSLVIKVDKATNTELIRMQPKERPGRWGHAPPFLRSSTLARSHTFSPGARSQYVCRLYRSDSDSSTLPKKSPFIRNTLERRTLRYKQQPHRTSLAEQPTRTSLDLELDLQACRTRQRQLSEELTALRELKVRLEEPAPRGPTELPHWALRDERFRTLLREAQRQAKQSRQEQRQEEAAERRLRKASKEVLQMRGQSHKEPLPVQTFREKMAFFTRPRFNIPPLPADDV; encoded by the exons GATCACTAAGCCCCTGACCTTTGCAGACTGTGTGGGTGATGAGCTTCCTCTGGGCTGGGAAGTTGTGTATGACCAGCAGGTGGGCGTCTACTACATCGATCACATCAACA AAACCACACAGATAGAAAACCCGAGAACACAATGGCGGCAGGAGCAGGAGCGCATGCTGAAGGAGTATCTGGTGGTGGCGCAGGAGGCTCTCAATGCCAAGAAGGAGATGTACCTGATCAAGCAGCAGAGGCTGGAGCTGGCTCAGCAAGAGATGCAGCTTTTCAACCAGCTCAACCAGGATGATAACCGCTCCATCACCAGCT CTCACTCTGGCTCTTCTTCAAATGCAAAATATGACCCTGACCAAATCAAAGCGGAAATCGCCTGTAGGCGTGAGCGG CTCTCTAGACTCAAACAGGAGCTGGCCCAGATGAGGCAGGAGCTGCAGTACAAGGAAATGGGAGTGGAGACCCTTCAAGA AATCGACCGGAAGATGTCCAGCAGTCAGACCAACTACAAGCTGGACGAGGCGCAGGCCATCTTCAATGAGCTGCGGAGCATTAAGAAAGCCATCAGCTCAGGCGAGAAGGAGAGGCAGGACCTCATCCAG AGCCTGGCGAAGCTGACCATGAATTTCCACAGCCTTTCCATCAGTGACTCAATAAACGAGGTGGCCAACAATACAGGGACTCTGAGCAACTCGTGCAGTGTGCAGCAGTACGCAGACACTGGTTGCCAGACGGACTTGATTGGAGAG CTTGGTTCACAGGAATCCTCACCGTTAGTTGACAAGGTCAGACTCAACTGGCAGTTCGAAGAGGCCAAGAAAAA AGTGTCCAGTATTCAGCACCAGCTGGCACAGTTGGACAGTGAGAGCTGGTCAGGGCGCGCTGAGGCAGACCGGGACCGCGACTGTCTGCAGCtgctgagagagaaggaggcGTTCCTGCAGGAGCTGACGCTGCTCTGCCAGCAGCAGCACCCTCCAGAGGTCTTCCTCCAGCTGGACGAGGAGAGGCGCAAGCTGGAAGAGGAGGTGCAGAAAGCCCAGAGCACACAGAGCCAGGGAGCCAACCAAAG GATACTCCAGCAGGAGAAGAGGAATGTGTTGCTGAGACAGCTGGAGGAAGCCACTCGCATCACCACCTATCTGCACTCTCAGCTCAAGAG TCTCTCAGCCAGTTCGCTGACTGTGTCATCCAGCAGTAGTCGTGGCTCTCTGGCCTCCAGCCGAGGCTCTTTAGCATCTAGCCGCGGCTCTCTAAGCTCCATCAGCTTCACAGACATCTATGGCCTTCCCCAATACGAGCGGCAGGAGGGCTGTGTGGACATCCCGGACCCATCCTTCCGCTACCTGCTGCCTGTAGAGGCTCCGTGCCGAGACACTTCTGCGTTTGGCCCCAAGCGGGGCCATGATGCTCCACAGTCGCTCACCTCCCTCTCCTCGCGCTCTTCACTCTCCTCCCTGTCCCCTCCCAGCTCCCCCATGGACACACCCTACCACTCAGGCCCACAGGACTGCCCCCTCACCCAGATGACTGAGGAGTACATGGAGCTTGCTGGCCGAGGTCTGGTGCTGGAAGGGCTCCGAGGACAGACTCAAGTCCAGCAGCAAGCTGCTCTTTCTGGGGAAGGTGAAGCCGGAGGTCCCTCTGCATCTCACCTTCTGGAGGGCAAAGGCCTTAGAGATGCTGGAGTTCAAGGGCCATACAGTTCTACAG GCTCAGGAGTGACCCTGCGTTCCAACAGTGTAAATCGGAGCGGCCGGAGGGCTCGCCGTGTGTCTGCCGGTGTGAGCGAGGATGTCTTGGCCACAGACAGCGGGGTGTTTGAGGCCTGGAGCAGGAG GACAGAGGAGGCAGAAGATGTGATGTTTACCCGAGACACCATCAGTAATCCAGAACCTCCTCAAGTCCAGCTTGGACTTCT GTATGATTCGACCTCCATGTCTCTACTGCTGCATGTGCTTCAAATGAGAAACCTGAGCAAGGCCACTGTGAGAGACGGCTACAAAGT CTATGTGAAGGTGAACGTGCTGCCCGTGGACTCCAGCCGGCCGTGCACATACTACTGCTGTAAGGCCCAGGAGCCTCGCTCTGCGCTCAGCTTTAACGAGGGCTTTCAGATCCCGCTGCCTGCTGGAGGTGCCAGCTCCCACGCCCTGAACCTGCAGCTCTGTGCCCTGGGACCCCTCGGCCACGAGGAGCTGCTG GGCTCAGTTCAAGTGGCATTGGCGGATTGTGCAGGCAGCACAGAGATGCTCTTCCAGTGGCACCGTGTTCAGTTGCTGCTGCAGACCCTCAGCAGTGTAGAGAACCACCGCCCAGAGCCCAGCAGCCTCTGCCAGCCCAGCCACAGCgtagatgaagaggaggaggaggaagacgaAGAGCATGGCACAACCCAG atgtctGTGGGCACACAGCTGGACGAGGTGAAGAGAGGGCTGGATCTGAGTGAGGAGGAGCTAGAGAGGAAAGAAGAGCAGGGAGAGGCAGTGTCTGAGAG GAGCTGGCAGGCGGAATCCGTGGACAGCGGCTGCAGCAACAGCACAGCGTTCGTCACTCCCTGTCCTGAGGGTTTGTGCGCTGAGGGCATCTGTATAGCCACCGGAGGGCGCTGTGTCCATCACTCTGACAGGTCCCTTGTTATAAAG GTTGACAAGGCAACCAACACAGAGCTCATAAGGATGCAGCCTAAGGAACGTCCTGGGCGCTGGGGTCACGCACCCCCTTTCCTGCGCAGCAGCACGCTAGCTcgctcacacactttctcacctGGAGCCCGCAGCCAGTACGTCTGCAGA CTGTACCGCAGCGACAGTGACAGCTCCACCCTACCAAAGAAGTCACCgtttatcagaaacactctgGAGAGAAGAACCCTGAGATACAAACAG CAGCCTCACCGTACCTCTCTGGCCGAGCAGCCCACACGTACCTCTCTGGATCTGGAGCTGGACCTCCAGGCGTGCCGGACGCGGCAGAGGCAGCTGAGTGAGGAGCTGACGGCTCTGCGGGAGCTAAAGGTGCGGCTGGAGGAGCCGGCCCCCCGTGGCCCGACAGAACTGCCCCATTGGGCCCTGCGGGACGAGCGCTTCCGCACCCTCCTTCGCGAAGCCCAGAGACAG GCGAAGCAGAGCAGGCAGGAGCAAAGACAGGAGGAAGCAGCTGAGAGAAGGTTGCGGAAGGCCTCTAAAGAAGTGTTGCAGATGAGAGGCCAGAGCCACAAAGAGCCGCTGCCCGTGCAGACCTTCAG AGAGAAGATGGCTTTCTTCACCAGACCAAGGTTCAACATCCCACCTCTACCAGCTGACGACGTGTGA